A DNA window from Castanea sativa cultivar Marrone di Chiusa Pesio chromosome 7, ASM4071231v1 contains the following coding sequences:
- the LOC142643764 gene encoding auxin-binding protein ABP19a-like, with protein MMILPLFFIFCLFSSSHAAVQDFCVGDLAAPQGPAGYSCKDPSKVTVNDFVFSGLGNPGNTSNLVKAALTPAFAAQFPGVNGLGISLVRLDMAPGGVVPFHTHPGGSEILIVVQGTIFAGFVSLANTVYSKTLNKGDVIVFPQGLLHFQVNAGGTLATAFASFSSQSPGLQIVDYALFANNLPTELVAATTFLDAAQIKKLKGVFGGTG; from the coding sequence ATGATGATACTTCccttgttcttcattttttgtctCTTCAGCAGCTCTCATGCTGCTGTGCAAGACTTCTGTGTCGGTGACCTCGCAGCTCCTCAAGGCCCTGCAGGCTACTCTTGCAAGGACCCTTCAAAGGTCACAGTGaatgattttgttttctctGGCCTAGGCAATCCTGGTAACACCTCAAATCTTGTTAAAGCCGCGTTGACTCCAGCATTCGCTGCTCAATTTCCTGGTGTCAATGGCCTTGGAATTTCTCTTGTTCGTCTAGACATGGCACCTGGCGGAGTTGTGCCATTTCACACACATCCTGGAGGTTCAGAAATCTTAATTGTTGTGCAAGGAACAATCTTTGCCGGGTTTGTTTCGTTAGCTAACACTGTTTACTCTAAAACCCTTAATAAAGGTGACGTTATAGTTTTCCCTCAAGGATTACTTCACTTCCAAGTAAATGCAGGAGGGACTCTGGCTACTGCATTTGCTAGCTTCAGTAGTCAAAGCCCAGGTCTCCAAATTGTGGACTATGCTTTGTTTGCAAACAATTTACCTACTGAATTGGTAGCAGCAACTACTTTCCTTGACGCAGCTCAGATTAAAAAGCTTAAAGGTGTTTTTGGTGGAACTGGTTAA